The following nucleotide sequence is from Aphelocoma coerulescens isolate FSJ_1873_10779 chromosome 9, UR_Acoe_1.0, whole genome shotgun sequence.
tccctaaCCCTGTTCCCAGTCCCTTACCCGGTGCCAGCAGGTTTGCTCCGCTGGCAGCCTGGCACACGCACCTTTCAAACCGGCCGaggcccaggctgctgctggggcttggCTTTCTCCACTAGATGGGGAGATGGAGCTGGGCACTGGTTAATCCACGGAAggtgttttttccttccagagCCGATTTCTGCTTTATGGCGCAGTTTTGCCTTGGCGTCAGGCAGTagagggtctccctgctcaccctCCCCGTGCAAAGGAAGCATCTTCTAGTAAAGCCCACTGACTTCAGCAGTGACCCCCAGCAGGAACACCCCGGCCAGCTCTCACCACTCATCAGCTCCCCTTTGTCTCCTCTCTCATGCAGCTGACTCCAAAGTGGGTCTGGAAGCCCAGCAGAGGTACAGCACTGGGTACATCCAGTGCATGCACGAGGTGCACAACCTCCTGCTCACCTGCGAGTGGATGGACAAGACCCTCGGGGCGCGCCTCTTAAACCACCTGCTGAAATCCTTGCCCAGGTCTGGTGAAGACACCTGCAAAGCAGCACTGAGGTCTTTGAGCTCGGCTCAGCAGCCTCTCTTGACGCAGAAAAGTCCCCTGAGCCCTAAGGGCAGCACTCGAGGGACAAACCCATCACAGGAGCGCCTCTACCCTGCGGAGAACAAGCAAGCTTCCAAAaattctttccagctgccctcgCTGTCAGTTTTCAACCAGGTTGATGCTGCACCTCCCAGACAGGTTCTGCAGCCAAATTTTTCCCATAACAACC
It contains:
- the LOC138114866 gene encoding transcription cofactor HES-6-like; translation: MTAAATAGTHKVASTKEERKLRKPLIERKRRERINNCLDQLKETVVGAFHLDQSKLEKADILEMTVKHLQNIQSSKMMADSKVGLEAQQRYSTGYIQCMHEVHNLLLTCEWMDKTLGARLLNHLLKSLPRSGEDTCKAALRSLSSAQQPLLTQKSPLSPKGSTRGTNPSQERLYPAENKQASKNSFQLPSLSVFNQVDAAPPRQVLQPNFSHNNPRMGSLDMWRPW